One part of the Flavobacterium johnsoniae UW101 genome encodes these proteins:
- a CDS encoding porin family protein, with product MKKIVTLVSVVLMGLTAKAQDSAQGLKGAWFATSQFGYQQTKTADEKNTSLSVLPIVGTFVTPSVAVGAGFGLINIKAESNAGTAAKTDLIVIQPLVRKYWNVAGSLYFFGQAAIPVITGKEKESELKVNQVGLSVSGGFDYFITKNFSVEFSYDLANFTSTTLEPKNGEKTTVTNFGLAHVANVDPFYNTALAGSNPNLTSPLSFGFKFIF from the coding sequence ATGAAAAAAATTGTAACATTAGTCAGTGTTGTGCTAATGGGCTTAACCGCTAAGGCTCAGGATTCAGCTCAAGGACTAAAAGGAGCTTGGTTTGCAACTTCTCAATTCGGTTATCAGCAGACAAAAACTGCAGACGAAAAAAACACGAGTTTATCTGTACTTCCAATCGTTGGTACATTTGTAACTCCATCTGTAGCCGTTGGAGCAGGATTCGGATTAATTAACATCAAAGCCGAGTCAAATGCAGGCACAGCTGCAAAAACAGATTTAATTGTTATTCAGCCTTTAGTTAGAAAATATTGGAATGTAGCTGGTTCATTGTACTTCTTCGGACAGGCAGCGATACCAGTTATTACCGGAAAAGAAAAAGAAAGCGAGTTAAAAGTTAATCAGGTAGGATTATCAGTATCAGGAGGTTTTGATTATTTCATTACAAAAAACTTCTCTGTAGAGTTCTCTTACGATTTGGCTAATTTTACTTCTACGACTCTAGAGCCTAAAAATGGAGAAAAAACGACTGTTACAAATTTTGGATTGGCGCATGTTGCAAATGTTGACCCATTTTACAATACAGCTTTAGCAGGAAGTAATCCAAATTTAACTTCTCCGCTTTCTTTTGGATTTAAATTCATATTCTAA
- a CDS encoding DUF3575 domain-containing protein gives MKKIFALTVLLISIQLQSQTFIKFNGVTALVGVPNIGVETSIGEKTTFSFDVMASFWESFDGHSPMKFYTATPEIRYHFKEKYNGFYVGGHVGADKYELQKWNYWDSNKYEDGFGYRLGATVGYNVKLSDKFLLDIFVGGGWHQGFYHGYYNDGTPGRYEKAPNYNKSGEWLPYRGGVMISYKL, from the coding sequence ATGAAAAAAATATTCGCCCTTACCGTTCTTCTTATATCTATTCAATTACAAAGTCAGACTTTTATCAAATTTAATGGTGTAACAGCTTTAGTTGGCGTACCAAATATTGGAGTTGAAACCAGTATTGGTGAAAAAACAACTTTTAGTTTTGACGTTATGGCTTCTTTTTGGGAATCATTTGATGGTCATTCTCCTATGAAATTTTATACGGCAACTCCAGAAATCCGTTACCATTTTAAAGAAAAATACAATGGTTTTTATGTCGGAGGTCATGTCGGTGCAGATAAGTATGAACTTCAAAAATGGAATTACTGGGACAGTAACAAATATGAAGATGGTTTTGGTTATAGACTAGGTGCTACAGTTGGTTATAATGTAAAACTCAGCGATAAATTTTTACTTGATATTTTTGTTGGCGGCGGCTGGCACCAAGGTTTTTATCATGGATATTATAATGATGGTACTCCCGGAAGATATGAAAAAGCCCCTAACTACAATAAAAGTGGCGAATGGCTTCCGTACCGCGGGGGTGTGATGATTTCTTATAAATTGTAA
- a CDS encoding aldose 1-epimerase family protein, which yields MDTTISNSILKASIKHAGAELFSLKDNQNKEYIWEGNPDFWGKHSPVLFPIVGTLKNNTYTIDKKEYQLSRHGFARDMEFKLVEKTGNSAVFSLESNAETLKKYPFEFELQLIYTLENTSLNIEYIVINKGETKMPFSIGAHPAIALPENFENYSFKFEKQEPLKYNLLENDLISNKTETLKTTENVVPLTYKLFENDALVFKTLESNSLTILENKKPYVQVDFEDFPSLGIWTKDQAPFVCIEPWFGYSDTADNSGDLFKKEGILVLEIDQSFHSQFSIKIVS from the coding sequence TTGGATACAACAATATCAAACTCAATACTTAAAGCTTCTATCAAACATGCAGGAGCAGAATTATTTTCTTTAAAAGACAATCAAAACAAAGAATATATCTGGGAAGGAAATCCTGATTTTTGGGGTAAACACTCACCTGTTTTGTTTCCAATTGTAGGTACATTAAAGAACAATACTTATACTATTGACAAAAAAGAATATCAGCTGTCAAGACATGGTTTTGCAAGAGATATGGAATTTAAATTGGTTGAGAAAACAGGAAATAGTGCCGTTTTTTCGTTAGAATCAAATGCCGAAACTTTAAAAAAGTACCCTTTCGAATTTGAATTACAGCTTATTTATACGCTTGAAAACACTTCTTTAAACATAGAATATATCGTAATTAATAAAGGTGAAACTAAAATGCCTTTTTCTATTGGAGCACATCCGGCAATTGCGCTTCCTGAAAATTTCGAGAACTATTCTTTTAAATTTGAAAAACAGGAACCTTTAAAGTATAATCTTTTAGAGAATGATCTAATTTCAAATAAAACCGAAACTCTAAAAACTACAGAAAATGTCGTTCCGTTAACTTATAAACTTTTTGAAAATGATGCTTTAGTTTTTAAAACACTAGAATCAAATTCATTAACTATACTTGAAAATAAAAAACCTTACGTTCAGGTTGATTTTGAAGATTTTCCAAGCTTAGGAATCTGGACTAAAGACCAGGCGCCATTTGTTTGTATAGAACCATGGTTTGGCTACTCAGACACTGCAGATAATTCAGGTGATTTATTTAAAAAAGAAGGTATTTTGGTTTTAGAAATCGATCAATCTTTCCATTCTCAATTTAGTATTAAAATAGTATCATAA
- a CDS encoding GNAT family N-acetyltransferase: protein MLEFNFNPFPVIETERLLLRRITNDDVNEVFELRSNPETMKFIPRPLVKDNEDALLHIAMIEEKIETNIGINWAITLKGNPKLLGIIGYYRMQPENYRAEIGYMLSPDFHGKGIIPEAVNVLLKYGFENLKLHSIEAVIDPENYASEKVLQKCGFVKEAHLREAEFWEGKFLDKVIYSLLNN, encoded by the coding sequence ATGTTAGAATTCAATTTTAATCCATTTCCTGTAATCGAAACCGAGCGTTTACTTTTAAGAAGAATTACAAATGATGACGTTAACGAAGTATTCGAATTGAGATCGAATCCTGAAACTATGAAATTCATTCCAAGACCATTAGTAAAAGACAATGAAGACGCCTTACTGCACATTGCGATGATCGAAGAAAAAATTGAAACAAATATTGGTATCAATTGGGCAATAACTTTAAAAGGCAATCCTAAACTTTTAGGAATAATTGGCTATTACAGAATGCAGCCTGAAAATTACCGCGCCGAAATTGGCTATATGCTGTCTCCAGATTTTCACGGAAAAGGAATTATTCCTGAAGCAGTAAACGTATTGCTAAAATATGGTTTTGAAAATTTAAAATTACATTCTATTGAAGCTGTGATTGATCCTGAAAATTACGCATCAGAAAAAGTCTTACAAAAATGCGGTTTTGTTAAAGAAGCTCATTTAAGAGAAGCCGAATTTTGGGAAGGAAAATTCCTCGATAAAGTAATTTACTCATTACTAAATAATTAG
- a CDS encoding protein-L-isoaspartate(D-aspartate) O-methyltransferase has protein sequence MKDTAKHQGLRNQLVTTLEQKGITDRAVLDAIKKIPRHLFLNSSFEDFAYQDKAFPIGAGQTISQPYTVAFQSQLLEVKKDHKILEIGTGSGYQTAVLFMLGAKVYTVERQSELFKTTSNLFPKLNIRPKHVTFGDGYKGLPNFAPFDSIIVTAGAPFIPQPLMAQLKIGGRLVIPLGEDVQIMTLLIRKNETQFEKHEFGEFRFVPLLEDKN, from the coding sequence TTGAAAGACACTGCCAAACATCAAGGACTTCGTAATCAATTAGTAACCACTTTAGAGCAAAAAGGAATTACTGACAGAGCTGTTTTAGATGCGATAAAAAAAATCCCAAGACACCTTTTTTTGAATTCTAGTTTTGAAGATTTTGCTTATCAGGACAAAGCGTTTCCTATTGGTGCCGGGCAGACTATTTCTCAGCCTTACACGGTTGCTTTTCAGTCACAATTACTTGAAGTTAAGAAGGATCACAAAATCCTGGAAATAGGAACAGGTTCTGGTTATCAAACTGCCGTTTTATTTATGCTTGGTGCTAAAGTATATACGGTAGAGAGACAAAGTGAACTATTTAAAACAACATCTAATTTATTTCCGAAATTAAATATCCGTCCTAAACACGTTACGTTTGGAGATGGTTATAAAGGATTGCCAAATTTTGCACCATTTGACAGTATTATAGTTACAGCTGGTGCGCCATTTATTCCGCAGCCATTAATGGCACAATTAAAAATAGGAGGAAGGCTTGTTATTCCGTTAGGGGAAGATGTTCAGATTATGACTTTATTGATTAGAAAGAACGAAACTCAATTTGAAAAACATGAGTTTGGAGAATTTAGATTTGTTCCTCTATTAGAAGATAAAAATTAA
- a CDS encoding GNAT family N-acetyltransferase, giving the protein MKISIVVTQEEHFKFAQEICDTIESSALLRGTGIAKRTPEYIQKKMSNGDAMIALADGKFAGFCYIESWEHGKFVAHSGLIVHPDYRSLGLAKKIKSKVFDYSLQRYPDAKIFGITTGLAVMKINSDLGYKPVPFSELTTDPSFWAGCKTCTNFPILQSKENKMCLCTGMLYDPKEKQKTPPRHPFNETVLSRLKKIKQALFLNKILSFIFLFKI; this is encoded by the coding sequence ATGAAGATCTCTATTGTTGTTACCCAGGAAGAACACTTCAAATTCGCACAAGAAATCTGCGATACGATAGAATCATCTGCCTTGTTAAGAGGTACGGGGATTGCTAAAAGAACTCCTGAGTACATTCAGAAAAAAATGTCGAATGGTGATGCGATGATTGCTCTGGCTGATGGAAAATTTGCAGGTTTTTGTTACATCGAAAGCTGGGAACACGGAAAGTTCGTGGCACATTCCGGCTTAATTGTACACCCTGATTATAGAAGTTTAGGATTGGCAAAAAAGATAAAATCAAAAGTATTTGATTATTCTTTGCAGCGATATCCAGATGCTAAAATATTTGGAATTACAACCGGTTTGGCAGTAATGAAAATTAACTCTGATTTAGGGTATAAACCAGTTCCGTTCTCAGAATTAACAACCGATCCAAGTTTCTGGGCAGGCTGTAAAACCTGTACTAACTTCCCAATTTTACAGAGCAAAGAAAACAAAATGTGTCTTTGCACCGGAATGTTATACGACCCAAAAGAAAAACAAAAAACACCGCCGAGACATCCTTTTAATGAGACTGTTTTAAGCAGACTTAAAAAAATCAAACAGGCTTTATTCTTAAACAAAATATTGTCATTTATTTTTTTATTCAAAATTTAA
- a CDS encoding DUF4136 domain-containing protein, which produces MKKYLILLIVILSLSSCGSNTTIVNSWRDPKITVAQEHFKKVLVVALVKDEASRRIAENRIAASNPIFKTSYQYLNETTKQLTQEQKLKILQDENFDGVVTMRLVSTEKETTYVPGSYTGMYYGGFDGLYSGMYGYGFGNWYGMYSPAFYDPGYYQETTYYMVETNIFSLKENKLIWTGTTRSDYVTDVGQTVDAIMQAVVKEMRKDGSLPPK; this is translated from the coding sequence ATGAAAAAGTACTTAATTCTACTTATTGTAATTCTGTCACTTTCAAGCTGCGGCAGTAATACAACTATTGTAAACAGCTGGAGAGATCCAAAAATAACAGTTGCTCAGGAACATTTTAAAAAAGTCTTAGTAGTTGCTCTCGTTAAAGACGAAGCTTCAAGAAGAATTGCCGAAAACAGAATCGCTGCAAGCAATCCTATTTTTAAAACTTCCTATCAATATCTAAACGAAACTACCAAACAGCTTACGCAGGAACAAAAATTAAAAATCCTTCAAGATGAAAATTTTGACGGGGTTGTCACGATGCGTTTAGTAAGTACTGAAAAAGAAACTACTTACGTTCCAGGAAGTTATACAGGAATGTATTACGGAGGCTTTGATGGTTTATATTCCGGAATGTACGGATACGGTTTTGGAAACTGGTACGGAATGTATTCACCGGCTTTCTACGATCCAGGATATTATCAGGAAACAACTTATTACATGGTAGAAACCAATATTTTTTCGCTAAAAGAAAACAAATTAATCTGGACCGGAACCACAAGATCTGATTACGTAACAGATGTAGGACAAACTGTAGATGCTATAATGCAGGCAGTTGTAAAAGAAATGAGAAAAGACGGTTCATTACCTCCAAAATAA
- a CDS encoding VF530 family protein, translating to MDSKSKDPLHGITLQKIVETLVDYYGFDTLGELIPIKCFISNPSVKSSLTFLRKTDWARKKVEDLYIKSLPKFS from the coding sequence ATGGATAGCAAATCTAAAGATCCGCTTCACGGAATTACACTTCAAAAAATTGTTGAAACTCTGGTTGATTATTATGGTTTTGATACTTTAGGAGAGTTAATTCCGATAAAATGTTTTATATCAAATCCAAGCGTGAAATCGAGTCTTACTTTTTTAAGAAAAACAGATTGGGCAAGAAAGAAAGTGGAAGATTTGTATATAAAATCACTTCCTAAATTCAGCTGA
- the smpB gene encoding SsrA-binding protein SmpB, producing MLKSVNILNKRARFDYEIIDTYTAGIVLAGTEIKSIRLGKANITESFCEFSGIELFAINTYIEEYSFGNQFNHKSRSERKLLLNKKELKSLHKSVQAKGLTIVPLKLFTNEKGLAKLQIGLCKGKKNYDKRESLKEQDTKRDLDRIKKAYN from the coding sequence ATGTTAAAATCAGTCAATATACTTAATAAAAGAGCCCGGTTTGATTACGAAATAATCGACACCTATACTGCCGGAATTGTTTTGGCAGGAACCGAAATTAAATCGATACGTTTAGGAAAAGCGAATATTACAGAAAGCTTCTGCGAATTCAGCGGGATTGAACTTTTTGCAATCAATACTTATATAGAGGAATATTCATTTGGGAATCAATTCAACCATAAATCAAGAAGTGAACGAAAATTGCTTTTAAATAAAAAAGAATTAAAAAGCCTTCATAAAAGTGTTCAGGCAAAAGGTCTTACCATTGTACCTTTAAAATTGTTTACCAATGAAAAAGGTCTTGCAAAATTGCAGATTGGTCTTTGTAAAGGAAAGAAAAACTACGACAAACGTGAATCTCTAAAAGAGCAGGATACAAAACGCGACTTAGACAGAATTAAAAAAGCATATAACTAA
- a CDS encoding helix-turn-helix domain-containing protein — MRSLLKNAREQKGLKTRELAQLAGIDQALISKFESGTRKPTKDQVIKLSQLLEIDYETLMVTWLKEKILYEIGDEELVLKALILAEQEIQNNKKEINSALVSSIQNILDEIEILKNKIHSFNHFELRQISKTLELEFVFKSIHLNKNPLTLEETKLVINDGLTISEKSMQNHLEAINFQEAVFYIKDLTQKKTSLNEKDFLLLHNLIFKGFESENSGKYINDPVITREMNLFFNWHESQKNNLHPIILASEAHLKILEIKPFENGNLQMANLALNWILTQYNYTYATIEEDQKSIDEYFSILEKSQTQNDTSIFINYITRIEKENLKRAIQLVEK, encoded by the coding sequence ATGAGATCACTTTTAAAAAATGCAAGAGAACAAAAAGGGTTAAAAACTAGAGAATTGGCTCAGCTTGCCGGAATCGATCAGGCATTAATCAGTAAATTTGAATCTGGAACACGAAAACCAACCAAAGATCAGGTTATTAAATTATCTCAGCTTTTAGAAATTGATTATGAAACTTTAATGGTTACCTGGCTTAAAGAAAAGATACTTTATGAAATTGGTGATGAAGAACTTGTACTGAAAGCTTTAATTTTAGCTGAACAAGAAATTCAAAACAACAAAAAAGAAATCAATTCTGCTTTAGTATCTTCTATTCAAAATATTTTAGATGAAATTGAAATCTTAAAAAATAAAATCCACTCCTTTAATCATTTTGAGCTCCGTCAGATTTCAAAAACTTTAGAATTAGAGTTTGTTTTTAAAAGTATTCATTTAAATAAAAATCCACTAACACTGGAAGAAACCAAATTGGTTATAAATGATGGACTAACTATTTCCGAAAAAAGCATGCAAAATCATCTTGAAGCCATTAATTTTCAAGAAGCAGTGTTTTACATTAAAGACTTAACTCAAAAGAAAACATCTTTAAATGAAAAAGATTTTCTTTTGCTTCATAATTTAATCTTCAAAGGATTTGAATCTGAAAATTCTGGAAAATATATAAATGATCCAGTTATTACACGCGAAATGAATTTATTTTTCAATTGGCATGAATCACAAAAAAACAATCTTCATCCAATAATTCTTGCATCTGAAGCGCATTTAAAAATACTTGAAATCAAGCCTTTTGAGAATGGAAATCTACAAATGGCAAATTTAGCATTAAACTGGATTTTAACGCAATACAATTACACATACGCCACAATAGAAGAAGACCAAAAGAGCATCGATGAATATTTTTCTATTTTGGAGAAAAGCCAAACCCAGAATGATACATCAATTTTTATTAATTATATCACTAGAATTGAAAAAGAAAATCTAAAAAGAGCAATACAATTAGTCGAAAAATAA
- a CDS encoding Gfo/Idh/MocA family protein: MLKVGVLGAGHLGKIHLRLLQQSDKYELVGFYDENQENAERISKEFGYKNFSTIAKLIHAVDVIDIVTPTLSHYKCAKVAIKSGKHIFIEKPIANTVEEAEEIIALAKEHNVKGQVGHVERFNPAFIATKEMIENPMFIETHRLAEFNPRGTDVPVVLDLMIHDIDAILSVVKSKVKSINASGVSVISETPDIANARIEFENGCVANLTASRISLKNMRKSRFFQKDAYISVDFLEKKCEVVRMKDAPEVPGDFDMILQNAEGVKKQIYFTNPDVEQNNAILDELNSFADAINNNTTPVVTLEQATDALRVAYQIIDCFDK, from the coding sequence ATGTTAAAAGTAGGAGTTTTAGGTGCTGGTCATCTTGGTAAAATACATTTACGCTTATTACAACAATCTGACAAATACGAATTAGTTGGATTTTACGACGAAAATCAAGAAAATGCCGAAAGAATCTCAAAAGAGTTTGGCTATAAAAATTTCAGCACAATTGCCAAACTTATTCACGCTGTCGACGTGATTGACATTGTTACTCCTACACTTTCACATTACAAATGTGCAAAAGTTGCCATAAAATCAGGAAAACATATCTTTATAGAAAAACCAATTGCCAATACAGTTGAAGAAGCTGAAGAAATTATTGCTTTAGCTAAAGAACACAACGTAAAAGGACAAGTAGGTCATGTTGAGCGTTTTAATCCTGCTTTTATCGCTACAAAAGAAATGATCGAAAATCCGATGTTTATAGAAACACATCGTTTGGCAGAATTTAATCCGCGTGGTACCGATGTTCCTGTGGTTTTAGATTTAATGATACATGATATCGACGCTATTTTGAGCGTTGTAAAATCTAAAGTAAAAAGCATCAATGCAAGCGGTGTTTCAGTTATCAGTGAAACTCCGGATATTGCCAACGCCAGAATCGAATTTGAAAATGGCTGCGTTGCCAACTTAACAGCAAGCCGAATTTCGTTGAAAAACATGCGTAAATCACGTTTTTTTCAAAAAGATGCTTACATTTCTGTTGACTTTTTAGAGAAAAAATGCGAAGTAGTTCGTATGAAAGACGCACCAGAAGTCCCTGGAGATTTTGATATGATTTTGCAGAATGCAGAAGGTGTAAAAAAACAAATTTATTTCACGAATCCAGATGTTGAACAAAACAATGCGATCTTAGATGAATTAAATTCATTTGCAGATGCAATTAACAATAATACAACTCCAGTTGTAACACTTGAACAGGCAACAGATGCATTGCGCGTTGCTTATCAAATTATTGATTGTTTCGATAAATAG
- a CDS encoding 3-hydroxyacyl-CoA dehydrogenase family protein: protein MKTIAVIGAGTMGNGIAHTFAQSGFTVKLIDVSEKSLDKGMATIAANLDRMLSKGTITQEDVAKTITNIITYTDLKDGVVGVDLVVEAATENVELKLNIFKQLNEYCSHNTILATNTSSISITQIGAVVAHPERVIGMHFMNPVPIMKLVEIIRGYNTSDEVTKIIMTLSEKLGKVPVEVNDYPGFVANRILMPMLNEAIETLYNKVAGVYEIDTVMKLGMGHPMGPLQLADFIGLDVCLAILNVMYDGFKNPKYAPCPLLVNMVRAGKLGVKSGEGFYDYSESKKAEKISKQFL, encoded by the coding sequence ATGAAAACAATAGCTGTAATTGGAGCAGGAACAATGGGTAACGGAATTGCCCACACTTTTGCACAAAGCGGATTTACCGTAAAATTAATCGATGTTTCTGAAAAATCATTAGATAAAGGAATGGCAACAATTGCTGCCAACTTAGACCGTATGTTATCTAAAGGAACGATTACTCAGGAAGATGTTGCCAAAACTATTACCAATATCATCACTTATACAGATTTAAAAGACGGTGTTGTTGGAGTTGATTTAGTAGTAGAAGCAGCAACTGAAAACGTTGAATTAAAACTAAATATATTTAAGCAATTAAACGAATATTGCTCGCACAATACCATTTTAGCAACCAATACTTCTTCTATTTCAATTACACAAATCGGAGCTGTTGTGGCACATCCTGAACGTGTTATCGGAATGCACTTTATGAATCCTGTACCGATCATGAAATTGGTTGAAATCATCCGCGGATATAATACCAGCGATGAAGTAACTAAAATCATCATGACTTTATCTGAAAAATTAGGTAAAGTTCCTGTAGAAGTAAACGATTATCCAGGTTTTGTAGCAAACAGAATTTTAATGCCAATGCTAAACGAAGCCATCGAAACGTTATATAATAAAGTTGCCGGAGTTTACGAAATAGATACGGTAATGAAATTAGGAATGGGACACCCAATGGGACCACTTCAATTGGCCGATTTTATTGGACTTGATGTTTGTCTTGCAATTCTAAATGTAATGTACGACGGATTCAAAAATCCTAAATATGCTCCTTGCCCGCTTTTAGTAAATATGGTAAGAGCTGGTAAACTTGGGGTTAAATCCGGTGAAGGTTTTTACGATTACAGCGAAAGCAAAAAAGCTGAGAAAATCTCGAAACAGTTTTTATAA
- a CDS encoding M1 family metallopeptidase — protein MKKQSAKAILTAALFFGISSVWAQQTSPAATANPVNNYNYHDAFGPHFYTKNGTTTRTASGQPGAEYWQNRADYQITAKLNGTTNEIVGTDEITYTNNSPDKLGFLWLNLDQNLFKEDSRGNAVVPLTGSRNGAQGQVFDGGNKIKSVKVISGGKNKTEVTAKYIVTDTRMQIFLPQELAAKGGSVKIKIEFSFIAPFEGSDRMGVLETKNGKIFTIAQWYPRMCVYDDVRGWNTAPYLGASEFYLEYGDFDVKLTVPGNHFVVASGELINGQEVFSADHFKKYKDAANSDKTVTIRSEQEVNSASNANAGTEKTWHYKIKNARDFSWASSPAFILDGAKINLPSGKKSLALSAYPVESAGQGAYGRSTEYVKASIEHYSKQWFEYPYPAATNVAGNEGGMEYPGIVFCGWKSKGQDLWGVTDHEFGHIWFPMIVGSNERLFGWMDEGFNTFINSLSTAAFNNGEYKEPATDLHEQAEPFTRPDLETIMSSPDNMKEANIGMLCYFKPSAGLVILREQILGKERFDTAFRTYIERWAYKHPQPDDFFRSMENVAGEDLSWFWRSWFVNNWRFDQGINSIKYVKNDPAKGVIITVENFDKMPMPIVLDVKTKSGKVSRVNLPVEIWQRNNSWSFKHNSTEEIESITLDPDHAFPDNNASNNVWTAGKGKVEKDVILDPYLGMFSTSRAPLKIEVTEKNSTMYFEITDFPKFSVKPVENEKDTFESKGAGLKFKYNEAKTGFDMIVTGSGQVIPFTKS, from the coding sequence ATGAAAAAGCAATCTGCAAAAGCCATACTAACCGCGGCTTTATTTTTTGGGATTTCTTCGGTCTGGGCGCAGCAAACGTCTCCGGCGGCGACAGCAAATCCGGTAAACAATTATAATTATCACGATGCCTTTGGTCCGCATTTTTATACAAAAAATGGAACAACGACCCGTACAGCAAGCGGTCAGCCGGGAGCAGAATACTGGCAGAACAGAGCCGATTATCAAATCACAGCAAAATTAAATGGTACTACAAATGAAATTGTAGGTACAGATGAAATTACATATACTAATAATAGTCCTGATAAATTAGGTTTTCTTTGGTTGAATTTAGATCAGAATTTATTTAAAGAAGATTCTAGAGGAAACGCTGTTGTGCCATTGACAGGAAGCCGTAACGGAGCTCAAGGGCAGGTTTTTGACGGAGGAAACAAAATTAAATCTGTAAAAGTGATTTCCGGAGGGAAAAACAAAACAGAAGTTACAGCAAAATATATCGTTACAGATACTAGAATGCAAATATTTCTTCCACAGGAATTAGCAGCAAAAGGAGGTTCTGTAAAAATTAAAATCGAATTTTCATTCATTGCGCCATTTGAAGGTTCTGACAGAATGGGGGTTTTGGAAACTAAAAACGGAAAAATCTTTACAATTGCACAATGGTATCCTCGTATGTGTGTATACGATGATGTACGCGGATGGAACACAGCTCCTTATTTAGGAGCTTCAGAGTTTTACTTAGAATATGGTGATTTTGATGTAAAATTGACAGTTCCGGGGAATCACTTTGTAGTTGCTTCTGGTGAATTAATAAATGGTCAGGAAGTGTTTTCTGCAGATCATTTCAAAAAATATAAGGATGCTGCAAACAGCGATAAAACAGTAACAATTCGTTCTGAGCAAGAAGTAAATTCAGCTTCAAATGCAAATGCAGGAACAGAGAAAACATGGCATTATAAAATTAAAAATGCGCGTGATTTTTCTTGGGCATCATCTCCGGCTTTTATCTTAGATGGAGCAAAAATTAATCTTCCAAGCGGAAAAAAATCTTTAGCATTATCTGCTTATCCTGTTGAAAGTGCCGGACAAGGTGCTTACGGACGTTCTACTGAATATGTAAAAGCTTCAATCGAACATTATTCTAAACAATGGTTCGAATATCCTTATCCTGCTGCTACAAACGTGGCTGGAAATGAAGGAGGAATGGAATATCCTGGAATTGTTTTCTGCGGATGGAAATCTAAAGGACAAGATTTATGGGGAGTTACAGATCACGAATTTGGGCACATTTGGTTCCCAATGATTGTAGGTTCAAATGAAAGATTATTCGGCTGGATGGATGAAGGATTTAATACTTTCATCAACTCATTAAGTACAGCTGCTTTTAATAATGGAGAGTACAAAGAACCGGCAACAGATTTACACGAGCAGGCTGAACCGTTTACAAGACCTGATTTAGAAACTATTATGAGTTCTCCTGATAATATGAAGGAAGCAAATATTGGGATGTTATGTTACTTTAAACCAAGCGCAGGTCTGGTGATCTTGAGAGAACAAATTTTAGGTAAAGAACGTTTCGATACTGCTTTTAGAACTTATATTGAGCGTTGGGCTTACAAACACCCGCAGCCGGATGATTTCTTCAGATCTATGGAAAATGTAGCAGGAGAAGACTTAAGCTGGTTCTGGAGAAGCTGGTTCGTAAATAACTGGCGTTTTGACCAGGGAATCAATTCAATTAAATATGTAAAAAATGATCCTGCAAAAGGAGTTATTATTACTGTTGAGAATTTTGATAAAATGCCAATGCCGATTGTTTTAGATGTTAAAACAAAAAGCGGTAAAGTAAGCAGAGTAAATCTTCCTGTAGAAATTTGGCAGCGTAATAACAGCTGGTCTTTCAAGCACAATTCTACAGAAGAAATTGAAAGCATCACTTTAGATCCAGATCACGCTTTTCCAGATAATAATGCATCAAACAATGTTTGGACAGCTGGAAAAGGTAAAGTAGAAAAAGATGTAATTTTAGATCCATATTTAGGAATGTTTTCGACTTCAAGAGCACCTCTTAAAATTGAAGTTACAGAGAAAAACAGCACAATGTATTTTGAAATTACAGATTTTCCGAAGTTTTCAGTTAAACCAGTAGAAAACGAAAAAGACACATTTGAGTCTAAAGGAGCTGGTTTAAAATTCAAATACAATGAAGCAAAAACAGGTTTTGATATGATTGTTACAGGCAGCGGGCAAGTGATTCCGTTTACAAAAAGCTAA